The sequence below is a genomic window from Candidatus Thiodiazotropha endoloripes.
AGCCCCGATGCAACCGCCCGTCTGAATCTGATGGAGAAGGCCTCAGCGAGGATCCAGCGTGCAATCGACTACTTCGATCCCCAGCAGCAACCCAATCTGGTGCTGGTAGGCCATGGACTCGGCGCCGCTATGGCTTTGCACCATCTTGCCAAACAGCCCAACCAGCGGGTTAGCGCCATAGCAGCGATTGGCCTGAGCATCGATCCTTCCGAAGAATCCGACCCGGTATCCCAGGCCATAGCACAGATAGAGATCCCCATATTGGATCTGTATGGCAGTCGTGACCTGCCAGCCGTCACAGGGAGCGCAGCCAAGCGTCGTCAGATCGCCTCAGCGAATGCCAGAGAGGGGTATCGCCAGGAGGTTCTGAATGGGGCAGATCACTTCTTCAGTGGTATGCAATCGAGCCTGCAGCAGCGTATTCACACCTGGCTGAAACGCACCAGTACGATCGAGGGAAAGAATTGAGGGGGGTTATTTGGTCACCATCAATGCTTTGATCCGACGTACATAATGCCGGGTCTCACCAGGCGCATAAGTTTCCACCTGAGACCAGTTCTTAACCTCTCCATGGGCTTTAATCGCTTTGCGGTAGGCCCGTAACACATTGCCATACCCCGCATTGTAACTCCCCAGTGCAAAGGCCAGCCGCTCCTCGGTAGGCAAGCCTTTTTTCCACTTCCGGTAGAGCATGCGATCGTAGTAGATGCCTGCGGCAATATTCCAGCGCGGCTCCTCGATATGGGTGAAATGGGGATTGTCCTCTTTGATCTCCTGGTAGGTGGCCGGCAGAATCTGCATGATCCCTTTTGCACCGGCGGAACTGAGGGCCTTTGGTTGCAATCCTGATTCTGCGATGCCCTGCGCCTTGAACCAGTGCCAATCGATGTGGGGACCGAAATAGTGTTTGGTGTACTTACGGAAGTAGTTGTCGTAGCGATCACTCCAATGATCGTGCTTTACGTGCTTGAAAGGACCGGCATGCAACAGCCCGGGCAGCAGCAATAACAGTAGACAACAACGCAACATAGAGAGCCTAGAGCACACTCATCCGTGCCGCCCCTAGTTGAGCCCCAGACCGATCACCAGGCCCAGGGCTGTGCCAATGCCGATAAAGATCCCCATGATCATGATACCGACGGCGATGTTGCCCCTCTTCAACTCATCAGGAATGCTGAAATTGACAATATGGCTGAACACTTTGCAGCCGAACCACATAAAAAATATGGTCAACGCACCGCCAAATATCACATAGATGAAATTGAGCAGGATGGGATCTAGGCTATCGGTCATTTTCCCCTCCCAGGGAGATTGAGAAGCGATATTGAATTCAGGTTAGATCAGCCCATGGAGCGCGCTTCTTTGATTCGCTCATAGGCCTTCTTTATCTCATCGGTTTTCTGTGCCGCCATCTTCATCATCTCTTCCGGTAACCCCTTCGATACCAGTTTGTCCGGATGATGCTGACTGATCAGACGACGATAGGCCCGTTTCACTTCCTTATCGGATGCATCCGGGGAAACATTAAGAATCGCATAGGCGTCATTCAGCGAGACACCCTGGGTTCTTGGCGGTGGCTGACTGCCCGCTCCGGCATAGTGAGACTGGGCACGCACCATACGTTCAAGACGGCGGAAGGTGAATTCCGGAATATTCAGCAGCTCACAGATATGCAGCAGCAACAGCTCCTCTTGCCGGTCCATCTCACCATCGGCATAGGCTGCCTGGATCTGGATCTCCAGAAACATCTGAATCAGTGTCTGGCGCCGGTGACACTCCTGACGAAACTGGGTTACCACATCATCGAGGGGGAACTGCTCCGATTTACCCTCCTGAAACAGACTGATCGCGGTCTGTCGCATCTCGCTGGAGAGGGACATCTGGCTCATCAGGTTTTCGGCAAGCCGGATCTCGTCCTGGGAGACCCGCCCATCCGCCTTCGCCAGATGGCCTAACACCGAGAAGGTCGCCGTGAAGAAAGCGGTCTGAACCCGCTCCTGATCCCCTGGCCCCCAGCTGATGTCATCGTCCGGCAGCCCTTTCAGGCCTTTATCGAATTTGTGGCCCAAGGCGGCGCCCAGTACAGCCCCCAACGGCCCACCGAGCATGAATCCAAATGCGCCACCAA
It includes:
- a CDS encoding transglycosylase SLT domain-containing protein, with the translated sequence MLRCCLLLLLLPGLLHAGPFKHVKHDHWSDRYDNYFRKYTKHYFGPHIDWHWFKAQGIAESGLQPKALSSAGAKGIMQILPATYQEIKEDNPHFTHIEEPRWNIAAGIYYDRMLYRKWKKGLPTEERLAFALGSYNAGYGNVLRAYRKAIKAHGEVKNWSQVETYAPGETRHYVRRIKALMVTK
- a CDS encoding alpha/beta fold hydrolase, producing the protein MPKRHPTAPGIAGLLLLVIGLALPLQAANLSLERRISTALDSPSLSGKAVWLENGNNRFLTIYSPSETKLSLGGALILHDQGTHADWAEVVQPLRKHLARQGWNTLALQLPATDTSPDATARLNLMEKASARIQRAIDYFDPQQQPNLVLVGHGLGAAMALHHLAKQPNQRVSAIAAIGLSIDPSEESDPVSQAIAQIEIPILDLYGSRDLPAVTGSAAKRRQIASANAREGYRQEVLNGADHFFSGMQSSLQQRIHTWLKRTSTIEGKN
- a CDS encoding DUF350 domain-containing protein — encoded protein: MTDSLDPILLNFIYVIFGGALTIFFMWFGCKVFSHIVNFSIPDELKRGNIAVGIMIMGIFIGIGTALGLVIGLGLN
- the djlA gene encoding co-chaperone DjlA — translated: MSWWGKLVGGAFGFMLGGPLGAVLGAALGHKFDKGLKGLPDDDISWGPGDQERVQTAFFTATFSVLGHLAKADGRVSQDEIRLAENLMSQMSLSSEMRQTAISLFQEGKSEQFPLDDVVTQFRQECHRRQTLIQMFLEIQIQAAYADGEMDRQEELLLLHICELLNIPEFTFRRLERMVRAQSHYAGAGSQPPPRTQGVSLNDAYAILNVSPDASDKEVKRAYRRLISQHHPDKLVSKGLPEEMMKMAAQKTDEIKKAYERIKEARSMG